The Solirubrobacter pauli sequence AGGTGCCGGACGCGGACACCGACGCGCTGGCGGCCGAGCTGGACGACGCGGCGCCCGCGTGGACCGCGGGCCAGCCGTACTTCGGGGCGATCGAGCGTGGGGCGGGACGCGACTCGTCCGTCGCGCGCGACGCCCACGAAGCGGCCGGTTAAGGTCGGATGATCGGGGTGGGGCGGAGGGGCTGCCCCACCTTCACTATTGAGCCCGGAGGCGCTTGAACTCCTCGCGCCAGGACTCCGGGCGGCCCCACGTGTTGATCGTCTCGACGCGGCCCGCGCGCACCTCGCGCAGGGCGAGCTCGCCCGCGATGTCCTTGTCGTCGAGCAGCCGCAGCGTCCCGCGCACGACCTCCGGCGCGGCCGCGTGCCCGAAGTGGTGCGCGACGATCAGGTGGAAGTGCCAGTCGTAGTTGGAGTACGGCTGGGCGTTGCACGTCACGAGCAGCGTGGCGGCATCGACGTAGTGGTCCTCGTCGACGCGCAGGTCGAGCTCGAGGTCGGTCCAGTCCGACGGCAGCGCGTCGAGGATCTGCTGGAAGTCGTCGGCAAGCGGCATGATCTGCACCAGAGCGTACTAATGGCGTCTGCTCCACTCCCCCACGACCTCGACGGGCTGCTCGCGCTGCTCGAGCGGCTCGACGGCGCCGAGGAGGCGCAGGTGGTGCGGAGCGCCCTGTCGGCGGGCGTCGCGCGCGACCGCGTGCTCGATGAGCTCGAGCGGGAGGTGCGGCGCCGGCTGGCCCGCCTCGAGGAGCGCTAACGTTTCGTCAGTGACCACCTTCGTCGTCGATCGATCCGAGCGCGGCAAGCTCGCGCTGACGGGCGCCGAGGCCAAGGACTTCCTGCACGGCCAGGTGACCAACGACATCCTGGCCCTGGAGCCGGGCAAGGGCTGCTACGCCGCCTTCCTGACCCACAAGGGCAAGATGCTCGGCGACCTGCGGGTGTTCGACCTCGGTGACGAGCTGCTGATCGACTGCGAGCGGGTCGCGCTCCAGGAGCTGTTCAACCTGCTGCGGCGGACCAAGCTCGGACGCGACGTGGAGCTGCACAAGCGCACGCTCGAGATGACGCTGCTCTCGGTGATCGGCCCGGACGCGCCGGACCTCGCCGGCCCCGACGAGCACGACAACGCGCGCGTGGAGCTGGGCGGCAAGACGGTCGTGGCCGTCCGGACCGACGTCGGCGTCGACGTGTTCTGCTGGGCGGAGGACCGTGAGGCCGTCCGTGGCGCGCTGGACTTCCCCGACGGCGACGAGGCCCTCGCGGAGGTGGTCCGCGTGGAGACCGGTCGCCCCCGCTACGGCGTGGACCTCGACGACAGCGTCATCCCCCAAGAGGCGGGCCTCAACGAACGCGCCGTCTCGTTCACCAAGGGGTGCTACGTCGGTCAGGAGACGGTTGCCCGGCTCTTCTACCGCGGCAAGCCGAACCGGCGGTTGCTGGGCCTGAAGCTCGACGAGCCGGCACCTTCGGGCACCGAGCTGCGCCTCGGCGAGAAGGTCGTCGGCAAGCTCGGCTCGGTGGTCGTGTCGCCCGAGCACGGGCCGATCGCGCTCGCGCTCGTGCGGCGCGAGGCGAACCCCGGGGACACGGTGGAGGCCGACGGCGCGTCGGCGCTCATCGTGGACATCCCGTTCGCGCGGTAACGTTCACCTTTGTAGCAATCCGCACCCGATGAAGGGAGCCGCCCGATGGCCGCTCACGTGATCGTGCTCGCCAATCGCACCGCCGCGGCGCCTGAGCTGATCGAGGCGCTCGTCCACCGTGGCGAGCGGGGGCCGATCGTGGCGACGCTGGTGATGCCGGCCGGCGGCCCGGGCACCGCGGAGCGAGCCGTCGCGCACGAGCGGCTCGAGGGCGCGTTGATGGAGTGGCGCCGGGCCGGGATCAAGAGCTGCGACGGGATGGTGTGCGACCCGCACCCGCTCGAGGCGCTGTCGGAGGTGTGGGACCCGATGCGCCACGACGAGGTGATCGTCGCGACGCTGCCGGGCCAGTCCTCGAGGTGGATCCGCGCCGATCTCCCGCACGCGGTCGCGCGCTACACGGGCGTGAGCGTCATGCACGTGGTCGCACACGACCCGGAGGAGCACGTCGTGACGTCCCCCGCCCCGGTGCACGAGAAGGCGCCGCTCGGGCCGCTCAGCGTCCTCGCGTGGGGCGGGCGGCGATCCTAGGCGACCACACGTACCTGGTGCTCGGCGTCTTGTCGAGCTTCAGGAGCGCCTCGGTCTGCTCGTTGAGCGGCAGCCGCTCGTAGACCGTCACCCGGTACTCGGGGCCGCGCAGCGCCTTGCCGTGCTTGCGCAGGATCGTCAGCTGGCCGGCGAGGGGTGCGAACGTGGTCGGATCGGCGTAATAGACGAAGCGCTGCGTGAAGCCGTCGTGCTTGACCTCCTGCACGAGCCGGCGGGCGTCACGGCCGTCGAAGCGGACGACGCCCTCGTCACGCACGTCCCCCTTGGCGAGCTGCTCGCGCAGGTCGGACGCCGGGTCGGTGCCGAACAGGTTCGGGCCGGTCGCCAGCTTGGCGTCGTCGTAGATCGTGACGACATCGCGCCGGGCGTTGTAGACCCGCAGCCGGTCGTCGGACGAGGCGATCTCGATCCGCCCGGCGCCCCGCAGCACCTGGCGCGTGCGCCAGCGGACCGGGTCCGCGGCGTACCACTGCTCGGTCTCGGACCCCGGGCGATTGCCCGGCAGGGTCATCCGGATCTTCATGTGGACGATCTCGCCCGTCGGCGCGAGCGCGGCGCGGGCGGCGGCAATCGCGTCGACGGTGCCGCCCCCGCCGGGCACGACGATCGCGGCGGCGGTCGCGGCGACGGCGATCGGCACGGCGAGGGCGAGCCGGCGCCCGGCGCGGCGTCGTCGGGTCCGGGCCGCACGGGTGAGGTCGCGGCCGAAGCTGTCCATGTAGGCGTCGAGGTTCATGTGGCGGTCGCCTCCCGGATGGCGATCGGGTCGAGGAAGTCGGCGAGCGCGGCCAGGCCGCGTGAGACGCGTGCGCGGGCCGCGGGTTCGGAGATGCGCAGCGAGCGGGCGACGTCCGCGTACGGCAGCTCGTCGACGATCCGCAGCTGGACGGCGTCCCGGATCGGCTCCGAGAGCGCGCCGAGCGCCTCGGCGAGGTCGCGGCGCAGGTCGGCGAGCGCGGCGCGTTGCTCGACCTCGCGCAGCAGCGCGTCGGACGCGGGCGGCCGTTCCAGGCCGAGCTTGGTCAGCGCCCGCTGCTCGGCGTGACCGCGGCGGTAGTACTGCGCCAGCTGGCGCTTGGCGATCCCGTACAGCCAGCCCGCCGCCTCCGCGTCCGTCGTGCCGCGGTAGCGTCGGCTGGAGGCCACGGCCTGGGCGAACGTCTCGGCCCACAGGTCGAGCGCCACCTCCGTGTCCGCCGTACGGCGCACCAGGAACACGAGCAACGCGTCCCGGTGGCGCTGATAGAGAGCATCAACGTCCATCGGCCCTTCAGTTGCACCAGCTAGGGCGACTGTGACACTGGCGCTACTCCCCCCGGCAGGGTGCGGCTGCCCGCTCCGGTGACACGAGCTACCGCGCTTTTGAGGAGCGCCCGTTGCGGGGATAGTGATCGCAATGCCACAGACCGTCCTCATCGTCGACGACCACGCCGGGTTCCGCAACGCGGCGCGTGCGCTGCTCGAGGCGGACGGCTACCGCGTGGTGGGCGAGAGCGCCACCGGCGGCGAGGGCATCGCCGCCGCCGAGCGCCTCCGGCCCGACGTCGTCCTCCTCGACATCGGCCTCCCCGACGTGGACGGCATCGAGGTCACCCGCCGCCTGTCCCGCATGGGCGGCCCCGCCGTCGTCCTGACGTCCAGCCGCGACGCCTCCGACTACCCGCCGCACTTCGACCACTGCGGCGCCCGCGGCTTCGTCCCCAAGGCCGAGCTCTCCGGCTCGGCGATCGCCGCCTTCGCCGCCTAGCGTCGCGTGCCGGTCCGGCCCTAGCCGGCCACGGAAGCGAGGCCGCGC is a genomic window containing:
- a CDS encoding YgfZ/GcvT domain-containing protein; protein product: MTTFVVDRSERGKLALTGAEAKDFLHGQVTNDILALEPGKGCYAAFLTHKGKMLGDLRVFDLGDELLIDCERVALQELFNLLRRTKLGRDVELHKRTLEMTLLSVIGPDAPDLAGPDEHDNARVELGGKTVVAVRTDVGVDVFCWAEDREAVRGALDFPDGDEALAEVVRVETGRPRYGVDLDDSVIPQEAGLNERAVSFTKGCYVGQETVARLFYRGKPNRRLLGLKLDEPAPSGTELRLGEKVVGKLGSVVVSPEHGPIALALVRREANPGDTVEADGASALIVDIPFAR
- a CDS encoding RNA polymerase sigma factor; this translates as MDVDALYQRHRDALLVFLVRRTADTEVALDLWAETFAQAVASSRRYRGTTDAEAAGWLYGIAKRQLAQYYRRGHAEQRALTKLGLERPPASDALLREVEQRAALADLRRDLAEALGALSEPIRDAVQLRIVDELPYADVARSLRISEPAARARVSRGLAALADFLDPIAIREATAT
- a CDS encoding response regulator produces the protein MPQTVLIVDDHAGFRNAARALLEADGYRVVGESATGGEGIAAAERLRPDVVLLDIGLPDVDGIEVTRRLSRMGGPAVVLTSSRDASDYPPHFDHCGARGFVPKAELSGSAIAAFAA